CGTTTTGTATCAGCATCTGGGTTTAGCGAGAATTCCTTAGTATAAATTACATCATCAGCTCTATTCCATACAATACCAAAAAGGCTATTCTCAACCGGAGTATTGATTTcaaactttgcatcaatttcagcctgaagggtaacatcatttgttactaactgttgtatctcaaacttatatgggttgaaaatatacggcaactgtgaacaagcccacttcaaatactgagaatcagcagaaccaacagctccattgtccatataaaatAGAGAGTACAACAATAACTTAAGGTTCCTCAGCTGTGGGTCTGGTTCATATTGGTGCACTAGTATATAATACAGAGCTAGCATGAGTAAAAATGGACTACAACGAAGACCAAAACTAAGTCTAACATTCTTGTAGGCTACAAGAGAGTAATCGTTCTTCTGTACATTTTTGAACCAAAAAAACAGCAACCTAGCTTGATCATTATTGTCCAAGGACAACATGTtaaaagctttcttaagatcatacgttaataacaacttatcaaacctcaagtgtaagaaggctgaagacagcttctggttaaggttaggtcctggatctatacactgattatgagagaaaccacacttaactttgacagtttctttgagattagacaaaaacacaatACGGCACTTTGTGGTTTCTTTCTCAGGCCTAAAAACAGCCATGTGTGGGAGAAATGAATAATTTGGATGCTCTGCCTTAAATGAATCTAAGTCTGAAATCTTCTCAATTACTCCATCTTTTAACTGATCCCTAATTACCTGATCAACTAACTGCAAATGCCCATCCTTTTTCCGTAATTTCTTAAGATTTGCCTTTAATATCAACCTTGAGAGATTTTCGTTAGTTGATAACCTATGTGCAATTTTGCTATTCCACAAGAGGGGAACTATAAGTCTtccatccttttcccttgaaaaattACTCAACGCAAAATTCACCCACTTCTGATTAGGCTCTGACATAATACTTTCAGCACTATTGGCGTCCAGATTCAAAAAGCGGCGGCATTCGTGTTCAAGCACTTCATCAGTAGCCTTGAGCAATTTAGATTCTACAATCTGACCTTTATCATCTAACACTGCTATGTTGCTGCCTACCTCAAGTTCCTTGTAATGTAGGTCACACACTTCATCATCCAAAAGAGGGtcaatttgtattttacataagaaaGAACAGGTAGTAATTTGGGAGCAAGAGGAAAAATCAGTCCTGCTTGAACGTAGTGGATTAATTACTTCTAACCTCTCATTACAAATATTAGGCAGACCCAAAAATTTAATATTCTTGCTCAAATTTTCAAGGTTTCCCATTAGCAAAATACCATGCTGTGATTCAGTGTATACTGAAGGGGGGTTACAACCAAAGGCTACATCTTTACCCATTAAAGCGTAATGTGCATCAGATCCCAATAAAAcctgaacattatcaatactgtcacTGTCTTTACAAAGTTTCTTATCTGCCAATATGAATCCCTTATTCTCGAACGATTCCACTATCTTGCCTAACCCTGGAAGATTTAACTTTATATTAATGCTAGGAACCACAAGTGCAGGAACATTTGAAATACAATTGCCGAACTTCATAGGAAGTTGAATAAGTCTGCTTATATATTCTTTAgaaccattaaacccattaacagtTAATTTTACACTAGGTTCAAGAACAGGCAAACTACACTTATTAAGCAAGCTCTCTGTAACAAAGGAACTCTGAGAACAGCTATCCTTAAGACCTCTAAAAATACCATCCACTCCAGGGATagtaaatgaaaaggaagggaGTACTGTCTTATTGACAATACTGGGAAGAACTGCAATACTACTATTCACTTCATTATTGGAAGCTTCCCTCTTAACATCAGCTTTACCCGAATgtattggagtaccttctttatgctTTCCTTCAGGGGGCGAAAGCTTAACTTCAGAAGACTTTGAGCACAGACAGTGAAAATGAAGCCCCGAACATTTCACGCACTTTTGACGAAATTCAAATCTACATTGCCTACTCATATGGTTAAGATTCCCACATCGAAAACATCCTTTTAGTATTTTCAAACGCTGAAGCTTTGCTTCTGGAGTGTCATAACTTTTGCATTTAAATATAGAATGATTATTTTCACCTTCTACACAAAGTGTACAATAAAACCTCCTAACCTCAGGCAATGTCTTAATAGCTAAACTAGTAGTTTTCTGTCTAACACTAGATTGAAGAGTACGTaaagaaacttcacttttcaagcAATTCTCATACCTCTCACAGGCAATAAAAAAATTGTCCATTATCTCCTGAACAGAAGGATAAGTCTTTGTAGTAATCTGAACCAATTCCCTCTTAAACTTGTCATTAAGTCCATTccacatgaaatattgaataaaatcatcaGGAGTCATTTTAAGAGTCTTCACAGACTcaacaactgttcttaaaatggaaataaacttaaaaggGTCATCAGATTCCCCCAATCTTAAACTCGTCAATGTTTTTATAGTAGAAGTTTTACGAACTACTTCCGAGGCAAAGGCTAACTTAAGCAAGTCTTTGGCGTCCTTGTAAGTCTGTTTGTCAGCTTCTAACGAATTCAACAAAACTTTAGCCCTTCCCTCTACCTGCTGTCTCAAAAGAAGTAACAAATCTCTGTCTGGGTAACTAAATGATTGGGTAGTGCTTTCAAACTCTGATATAAACCTAATGAAATCCTCCCCATCCGTACTACTGAACTTTGGTAATGGAGCTGTGGGCTGTTTAAGAAGACTTTTAGCAACCTCAACAGTTCCAGGTGCAGATGCCACCTCTAGGTGAGGAATACAATATTCTatcctatcaaaatattcaatacagGTTGCAATCTCTGACTCCCTTGCATCCTCACTGAACTCCACATCCGAAATtctaagggaaaatatttcatcattcagatcaataagtagtcttttatgacttagcagtacacttctttcagaaattttttgcCCAGCACTGAGATTCGAAATGGACTCTATACGATTATAAATATCCGTAACCTTCTTCCTGATTACCTTGCGTTTTGAgattaatgttttaagatcagacatcgtgaaggaataaatacaaaaaatattaaattcttagtcTTTTAAATGCGATAGCAACTTAACACTTACCACCACCCTCTAAATAAAAGAGCTTAATAGACAATAACAActtccaaatggaaaaaaaaaagttgaatacgcAAGTATATAAAATAGTTCACATAGACACCGCGGATAATGCTTCAACGAGGGAAAAATCTCAATTCTAAAATAAACCGTAccgaaaaaattggaaaataaagcgAAACAcgtccctccccctccccccattccgaCTTTACCGAGCACTAAGTGAGCTAACGACCAACCTCCACATACACCACCTgacgtgccccacgttgggcgcca
This DNA window, taken from Palaemon carinicauda isolate YSFRI2023 chromosome 10, ASM3689809v2, whole genome shotgun sequence, encodes the following:
- the LOC137648093 gene encoding uncharacterized protein, with amino-acid sequence MSDLKTLISKRKVIRKKVTDIYNRIESISNLSAGQKISERSVLLSHKRLLIDLNDEIFSLRISDVEFSEDARESEIATCIEYFDRIEYCIPHLEVASAPGTVEVAKSLLKQPTAPLPKFSSTDGEDFIRFISEFESTTQSFSYPDRDLLLLLRQQVEGRAKVLLNSLEADKQTYKDAKDLLKLAFASEVVRKTSTIKTLTSLRLGESDDPFKFISILRTVVESVKTLKMTPDDFIQYFMWNGLNDKFKRELVQITTKTYPSVQEIMDNFFIACERYENCLKSEVSLRTLQSSVRQKTTSLAIKTLPEVRRFYCTLCVEGENNHSIFKCKSYDTPEAKLQRLKILKGCFRCGNLNHMSRQCRFEFRQKCVKCSGLHFHCLCSKSSEVKLSPPEGKHKEGTPIHSGKADVKREASNNEVNSSIAVLPSIVNKTVLPSFSFTIPGVDGIFRGLKDSCSQSSFVTESLLNKCSLPVLEPSVKLTVNGFNGSKEYISRLIQLPMKFGNCISNVPALVVPSINIKLNLPGLGKIVESFENKGFILADKKLCKDSDSIDNVQVLLGSDAHYALMGKDVAFGCNPPSVYTESQHGILLMGNLENLSKNIKFLGLPNICNERLEVINPLRSSRTDFSSCSQITTCSFLCKIQIDPLLDDEVCDLHYKELEVGSNIAVLDDKGQIVESKLLKATDEVLEHECRRFLNLDANSAESIMSEPNQKWVNFALSNFSREKDGRLIVPLLWNSKIAHRLSTNENLSRLILKANLKKLRKKDGHLQLVDQVIRDQLKDGVIEKISDLDSFKAEHPNYSFLPHMAVFRPEKETTKCRIVFLSNLKETVKVKCGFSHNQCIDPGPNLNQKLSSAFLHLRFDKLLLTYDLKKAFNMLSLDNNDQARLLFFWFKNVQKNDYSLVAYKNVRLSFGLRCSPFLLMLALYYILVHQYEPDPQLRNLKLLLYSLFYMDNGAVGSADSQYLKWACSQLPYIFNPYKFEIQQLVTNDVTLQAEIDAKFEINTPVENSLFGIVWNRADDVIYTKEFSLNPDADTKRKVLQTIASNFDVFGFNIPVFNRSRLYMHRLQCSKELAWDQVLSPSLQREWRIICRQVNGSQPVKVQRFIGQRNGKFRLKAFTDASRDFYGTVVYIEDIDSGEISFLQAKNRLINKLLKGKSVPALELNAISLGVETLMEIYRDLADPSCVKSIDIDGLDLYCDSSCALQWLQASECTYSKMQKHSVFVQNRISYIRKLCEIKPVSFIFIAGKDNPADCVTRCLSPRLVSKSFFISGPEVVPGNEFLYFTVPSSNTNTLSISVAEQSAFPGEPLLEHEKYSTLEKLKLIYRRVMLCVDHWKRKAGVEVENLNNVNYSALALRKLILEDQQKHFMEIFSYFRLSSKPLKDIPPLVSQLNVVHLANKRPIAFKESVS